The nucleotide window GACAGACAGTGCAGAAGCTCTGATGGAAGAAGAAAATCTGTCAGCCCATGAAGCACAGACGGAAGCCGTAAAGCGGATGGGGGATGGGAAAACGGTTGGACAGCAGTTAAATCAAATCCATCATCCTGTGATCGGCTGGATCTGGCTGATCACGCTGTCGCTGGCTCTCATTGCGGGGATTGCCCTGGTTGGTTTAACAGTGAATTATGCGTGGGATATCTTTTCCTGCAGTTCTCCGTATCATCCCAAGGAGGCCGTGAAAATCAGGGATCTGAATGAAAGTGTGGATCTGGCAGGCCATGTTGTTCGGCTGGATGCTTTGTGGGAAGAACAGGGAGACCAGTTAATCCTAACTTATCGAATCCAGAATAAACTAAGTTATTCCCGTTCCGGCTGGTCGGTTACGTTATTTCAGATCTTGGATCAAGACGGAAACTATGGAGCCAGTCCTTACTTTGAGGGAAGTTCACTGTTGGGATCACGGGGAATGATTCGGATTGAACGTCCTGATTCAGGAAAGCTGAAACTGACCTTTATTGATGGCCAGCAAAGAATTCTGGATGTGTCAGAACAGGAGGGGCAGCCATGAAAAGAATAAAGCAGATTGGATTAAGCTTGGTTGTGCTGGCTCTGACTCTTTTCTTGATTTATTGGACAAGCGGATTTTATTTTTCACCGCAGGCTTGTGTTGAGGATTCACTGAGAGGGCTCTATTTCGCGCCGGCAGAGAAAATTCAGGAAATCCGTTCGGGCGATCATTTCTATTATTTGTATGCCAACGATCATCAGTACGCGCTGCACAATGTTAAAAAAACAGCTTTGTTTTTCTATGTCAGCGGCGGCGGTAGCACGCATAACGATTATCCGAAATCAACGGAATCCTTTGATCTGGACTTCAGCGCCGATCAAGGAAATGAAGTTTTTTTAGTTCATCGGAATCGTCCGGATATTGCGAAAGTAGAATGGGAACAGACGGAAGGCAGCCGCAAGGTCATCTTGGATCAGTGGAAG belongs to Holdemania massiliensis and includes:
- a CDS encoding permease prefix domain 1-containing protein, with the translated sequence MNPIEEYIQAVTSQVHFIWDRTAIAEELRAHLTDSAEALMEEENLSAHEAQTEAVKRMGDGKTVGQQLNQIHHPVIGWIWLITLSLALIAGIALVGLTVNYAWDIFSCSSPYHPKEAVKIRDLNESVDLAGHVVRLDALWEEQGDQLILTYRIQNKLSYSRSGWSVTLFQILDQDGNYGASPYFEGSSLLGSRGMIRIERPDSGKLKLTFIDGQQRILDVSEQEGQP